From Colias croceus chromosome Z, ilColCroc2.1:
agaattgacccttctacagatttattatatgtatagataataattctATCATTATCATTGGGCGATCGACGCTGATAAAGTGGGTAACCATCGTTGCCTGTGATGGTCTCTGCCATCAATTTTCGTGGATACCTTTTGGTACACTCGCTGTCAACCATGCATGGTGTTTGTTGGTTGATGGTTTCACACGGTCCATGAATCATATTCGTGATAACAACGTCATGTCGGTCTGGATCGGTTTTAGGATTAGCAATCCCCGCAcactcatatattttattctttcgACTAACCAAATTAAAATGTGTGCATGCTGCAAGCCAGATTTTCGTCATTCGATTGAATATATCCATCATTGAATAATCCCAAAGATGTGTTCCTTTAATGTAACTCATCAGTGATCAGATTTTTTGTCGTGCCGATCATTTGATATTTGTCCGGGAAGCAGCAGTTGAATAATTTCCATCCATATCGGATTACATGTAAATGTAATGAATATATCTGGCCGACCATAATGacgaacatattattatgtcattGTATCTAGCGCATATTCACTTGGGCTACCTGTGTATGTCGCCGGTATTATAATCAACATTTTCTGCATCTTCTTCTGTGCTAATTGCATCGCATAAATGGATGTTATCTTCAAAACGCAATTCAGCAATTCAgcatgtttttattgtttatagcTACGCAATATTGTTGACGCAGTCGACATAATCGCaacgaataattattgtgtCAGAATttttatagttcaggatacatcgcccatttttgcaagtgactactatcaagctgattttccgtttgtagctttattttgatgagacaccgaataatttcgtgtacgaaactctcgattgtggtagctaacagagataacaaggataaaattttttgatttgatggttctcacaTGTacgaaaatcaaaatttttggaaaatattaattattggtctagtttttgttgtttttaggATTTATTCTGCTATTCTGGGCGGAGACAAATCCAAAAAATCTAAAaccatgaaaattggttcagcagaTCTCGAGTTATAAGTGTTGGAACATACACgactttctttttttttatttatttttttattttggtagGTAATCCAACagctttacattttataagattttactaTTTTGTTGATTAATTGAACAAATTGCCAATAAGGATTACAACATAGGTATTATTCTTAAGAATAGACCATAAACTAGAAaggtatacaataatattaataaaaaacataaaaataactacaataaaacttaattactttatgtgtgtgtgtgtgtgtgtgtgtgtgtgtgtgtgtgtgtgtgtgtgtgtgtgtgtgtgtgcgcgtGTAGGTGTTGCGTGTGTGCTAGTGCTTGTTTAAATaaccatttattttagatatttcatTAGCAAAGCGTTGTTTAGAGAGTAGGAAAATGTCAGCACTTGCGTACTCTGCGTTGTATACACGCATAATGCGATTTAACACACCGTTTCGTGCATAATTAGTATTAACTTTAGGGATGGAAAATAAGTTAGTCTGACGCGTACGAAAACCGGGTACATTCAATTACATCGATTCAAGCAATTCTGAGCAGTCAATGTGGTTATTCCATAATGCGTGAAGCAACATTAGATCACTTCGTTTACGTCGTATTTCTAGCGGCTCTATTTCGTAGCGTACACAAGCTTCATCATAGTTGTCAAAataagtaaagtttttaaaacttaaaaacctGAGAAACCTTTTTTGTATTGATTCTATTCTATCTATGTATACGGCGTAGCTGGGAGACCAAATACTCGACGCGTAGTCGAGTATGCgagtaagtatatttatatatatagatagattATGGCATACAAATACAGTTATTCTAAGAGTTATTCATTCTTATTACGAATAACTAGCTTGCCCAGCAGACGTTGTTCTGCCCTATTGACCCTTTTACGTTTTTTCCTTTTCGTTGAACCTTCCAAGTGCcttaaaaaaacgtaaaaaagcCCAATTGGCCAAGCCGTTGTGAACATTTACGCTTCAAAACACattggcgattcatttttgTTACATAGATTGACATatggaaaactttttataaaaaaatatggttaataaattaagaagTAGGTAcgatcaataaatatatttcgttGAATGCTACGATTATTATGAACAGCGGTTTCCATCAGACACATATTATGTCGCTTCCTTGTCGCTACCAATATTGGCCGTACAGTAACTAGCGACTGAAgatatttttcagttttacaCATAAGTTCGCGTCCAATTTGTCACAGTTGAAGAAACTCGTGGcctaattattatgaatgctaattcatttttaaatatttattttagtcggaaaagtacatattatagacCTTTTAGCTAAAGTTACAAAGGCGCCATCTATCGATTTTACGACAAACTTTAACGAACCcgtactattttattttgtgttacgACACTTGGCACGTACCCGTGTTTGAACCATTATCTCTCTTGAAAATACATCCAGCAGATGTCGTTTTGCTCAAAATTCTTACTATGCGCTCtataatgatataatattcgAAACAGTAATTCATGTTCAGCGTATCTATTAATAAGGTGTTTAAAATAGGCCACGGATACATGAACACGAGATTCAAACGAAGTATAAATAgggataatttaaaattgatggAAAGAGCGGGCAGAGCGATTGCATTCTATCATCAATCAATATTGAAAAGTCATCCATAAAATTGATCAACATGTATCCGGGCGACGTTGAGTTATTCCCAGCACGCAGCGGCGCGACGCGGGGCGGCGGCGGCGGGAAGGCGCGCAGACGCAACGCTCAGTGTGTCGGCGCGCGCCGCCGCCGACATGGGCAACCAGCACTCCACCTCGCACGCCGGCCTAAAGCCCAAGAAGAACGTGCACTGGAAGTCCGCAGGTGAATATCACCAAAATCCCCTAGACTCGCTCGTGCAACACGTGCTCCACACAAATCACACGTGTACACCAGATGCCGATAATCACCCAGCCTATAGAGCTATTTTTAAAAGGACCGCTCGCTGCGATTCTGAAGCGTGGCACAACAAAACAAATCGTGAGACGTTTCGCGTTCATGTAACTATAATCACATGTCTAATTTTGCAGAAAGCGTACTGCCAAATCACTGTATGATTTGAGTGATGTAATGATTTTCTATCACAgccaatataaattaaatatgactctaattaataatattttattaactttataattaacaatttcagGGCGACCGGCCGTGCCGGGCAAACCAGATGTGATTCCAATACCATCTGCTGAAGAGCCCAATGCTATAACGCTGCGATGGCCGCCATCCGTACATGATGGAGGTGCGCCGTTACGTGGCTATCAGGTGGAATGCAATCGACTGGGATCAACTGAATGGGTCCGTACCTCTCCTCCCATCGTCCTCCGCCCAGAGCTCGTCTTATCCGGACTAGAACCTCCTCATCGATACCAGTTTCGCGTGGCTGCATTAAATGCGGTCGGACGCTCAGACTACAGCGAACTATCGGATGTACTCACTGTTAGTTCTGATCGAATACAGAACGAACCCCCTTTATTCCTTCAGCACCTGGACGATGTCATAGCTCTAGAAAATGACAAAACAGAATTCCGAGTATCATTCTCCGGTATACCCATTCCAACGATAGCGTGGTTTAAAGACGATTATGAGATATTTAGTAGTAGAAGAACCGCGATATCGACCACCGAATCAACAAGCGTACTTATTTTTCATCAAACTCTTCCTAGCGACGAAggtgaaataaaatgtacagcTACAAATCGTTTAGGACATGCAATAACCAAGTCTCATCTAACCTTAGAAGCTGCACCCAAATTGCGATATCCTCGACAATACGAAGATGGACTACTTTACGAAGTCAATGAAACTGTTTACCTTAAAACGACAATTGTTGGTAAACCCATCCCTAGTATAGAATGGAGACACGACGGTCAACCTATTGTCCCCGATAGCCGGGTAGAGATAACAAACACGCCGAAATTTTctatgttaaaaattcattctGCAAAAAGAACAGACAGGGGAGAATATCAAGTTCATGCAAAGAATAATATTGGTGAAGATACGGCTGCTTTCCTTGTTACCATTACTGCTCCACCCGATCCTCCCCAACGAGTAACTGTAACTCGACAAGTTGACAAGTCAGTTACATTGGATTGGGAGCCACCAGAAGATGATGGCGGCTGCCGAATTGGAAACTATATAGTAGAATACTATAGGACAGGCTGGAATGTTTGGTTAAAAGCGACAACCAGTCGAAAAACAAATGTCACATTATTTGATTTGATAGAAGGCAGTGAATATAGATTTCGTGTGAAAGCGGAAAGTCCGTACGGCATGAGCGTTCCTAGTACAGAATCCGCGCCAATTCGAATTCCGGGAAAACCAGTTGATATGGAATTTTTAGCTGTAGAATCCAAAATCATTAACGAAGTGCTAACTCGTGAGAATGGGGAGGAACCTCCAGTGTCACCTACTCCAAGGCGAAAGCGTGCATACGCTCGTTCAACTTCCCCATTAAGCACATCAACCCCCAAGACAGAAGGTAACACACAGGCTGGAGCGTCGCCAGTGCCACGGCGTCGACCACGCGATGCTTCCGAAAGCAATGAATTTATGCTCGTCCTGTATCCTAATACAGATAAATCAGCGGAAAAAGCTGGTGAGTATCAAACTTTTTACTtgtttaaccgacttcaaaaaaaaggaggaggttatcaattcggccggtatattttttttttttttttttatgtatgtacaccgattactccgaggtttctgaaccgatttacgtgattctttttttgttcgatgcgggatggtgtcgaattggtcccataaaaattttattcggataggtccagtagtttttattttatgagcatttttgtctgtaggtatttgtaaattttccaagtgcaagtttgaagtcggttgtttttaacgcagttatcacttgttatgcTATGCGATTGATTATGTaagtgtttttgttatttgtttttcttaaaagTTGTAAACCCAGTGCAAGCAAGCTGGATATAAACGCCATAACAATGCTAAGATCTGGAATCTTAGCATTTAATAGTGCTAGAAGCGTCGAGCCTTCCTTAGTCAGTATAttccttattattttattatgtgatgtccttttttatttctattgtgtACATAATCTgcctttattttctttttcttttttctttacaTTGGTTGCTCGggttgcttggaagaaattgTTTGAAGCAATAAAGCCGCCCTTTGCATCAAATGTcctgtctgtgtgtgtgtaattTGTACTTTATGTTTTGTATacaataaagattataaataaataaataaatattcctgCCCTGCAAgagattataattaaagatagGTATAAATACCCggagaataattattattaacaaacaaaaaacaatattctCAACAActgttgtaataatataaaaataataaatgaaaacattcttcaaatatttatattattatttcacagTGTTTCTATTATATATGAACATGTTaaacaaattgttttgttttctatAGAAATCATGACCAAGCGAATTGATAAGAGCAATGCGATATGGACTAAACGGAAATACTTTATggttataaacttttaatttagaaCAGAAAAATTCGAACACTAGGCGGGATGCGAACCCGCGTCGTTTTGCTAAACCGGGGCAAAGCCCGCCTTCTCGACCACCCGTGAATGCGTTTCAGCAATCGAATTTGTTCTATACTATTCGGTTTTATGTTCCAAAGGGACTCCCCACGCTTTCTATCGAGATGATTCAACAATCATCTCAAtgataaaactttataattaacaaatttttaaaggGTAGAAAAAATTGGATTACGTGgcgattttattattctattatttcCCGATTCAGTGATGTTTTAACCTATTTTCCACTTACGTCTCACTAATGAtcaatgcgaaagtttgtgataGGTAGatgtatttatgtttgttactctttgaCGGGAAAACCACTGAACAGATTTTGGCAATACTTGGCAGTGATGTAGCTTTTGTAATAGAATAATACGTGTGTTATACATAAACTTGAGTTTTCGTTTTGAAACTGCACGGCATAGCTCGTAAAACATAGTTtacgaaatataaaaaatataattttttaatttgttgtaaTCGGgatgatttttatgaaacctGGTCCGAGaaataacatacaaaaattaagggctatatttaattatacattcacatttataagcgaaagttattaaaactaaaccgTTTTCATTTACAGAAAAACGAAAATCTTTCCAACTCGACTTAGAAGATGCATTATCACCTCCACCAATATCTTTATCTGCTCCTGAATTAAGCTCACGCTGCGTAATGCCATTTAAATCTCTTCGTAATGCAGTAAGCTCCACCGAACTTTTACATGAGCAAGCTATGGCCCGGTTCTATAAAGCAGTAGCTATGAAAGaggaacaaaataaacaaaaagacagcaaaataaaagatattaatACAACAACTCCGGATTTAAACAATAGCTATGCATATGAACCACCAACAAAACCAAGCAAAGAAGTTAACCTGAAGAagcctgaaatatttatcaagACAGATTCAATAGAAAATAGGCATTATAAATACAGTTCTGAGGAGCGTCAAAACTCGGAGGAAATAGATGGAAAATGGCAACAAATGTCATTTGATGAAGATTACACGGCTAGTACTGTTTCAACGGGGGAAGAATATTCAGACGAAGATGCTGAAAGTTTAATCGAAGATGTTGACAGACAAAGCCAGTACTCAAATGATGAAGTGACTTATAATCCGAGAGATAAAATAGCCCACCAGCTTCCAAATGAACAGACCGAAGATACATCAGAAATTgtagaagaaaatatagaaaaggaGTACGTTAAACCATTACCAATTCCGGATCCTAATTTTGTACCAAAACCAATACTAAAACGCCGAGAAGCAGATAATGTTAATCAACTCGAAAAGACTATGACTAAGGTCGAAAATAAAgttctgaaaaataataagaaagagGAAAAAATGacgcttttaaaaaaaattactaagaTGCCAGTACAAAAGCCATTTGGTTTcccaaaaatacttaataaaaaggaACCTGTTAAAAACaaagataaagaaaaaaaagatgaAGCTATTCCTAAAGAGCAACCTAAGAAAACAGAAAAAGTGGATGACAAATTAGACGACGGAGGAAGAACAGTTATAGATTATTATGGAAATATTGTCAAAGAATATGGAAGTCACAAACGATTACAGACTCCTATTTATCTTAATACTGAAGATTTAAAGCTTGAAGCAGAAAAACAGCAAAAAGGTCATGATAATGAAGAGAATGATGCAATTAAATCTAAATCGGTCAATGAAAATAGACTTGAAAACAAAACTATAAGAGacaaaattaagaaaaaacgtATCGCTCAAAAACCCACACAAAATGTAAAAACTTTGCCAGATAAATCAGTCAAAAACGTATTATTACATTCTACTAAAactaaacaacaaaattttgTTTCACTGCAAAATTATGAAGACAATGAAAACTTAAAGAACATAGAAAACGCTAAAGtggttttaaaaaaaactgaacgAGCTACCATCGTTATCCCTATAGACTATCAAAAATTAGAGCAAAAGGCAAAGAAAAATGTTAGGTCAGCCATTGATTATACTGTTGacatatgtttattattacttgCATTCTggctttattttttcaaagatGAACGATTGGCAATTCCTTTtctcattttaattatataccgACAGCTTCaagaaactatatttttaaatattcctcGATTAATTAGTCGATATTGTCCAAACTGGCTCAAGAAAAAGACGTCTTGACCTCTATTAAAAAGACGAATCTGTGcatagtttttgtttacagACTTTAATTGTCGTGTGATATAGTGATTTAAAATGgtgtttattataacaattttttttttgtaattttcttataatctAGTAAGCTACGTTTacatcatttaatatttaagtcttttcttttcaaaattttaggtaacaaatttaaattatgttaatatttcgATACAGTATATCATGTGTTCGACGTATATCACAATTTCGAATACCGCGTACAGATTGTGGATATATGAAACAACGAAAAGTGCATGACCCTAAAGCATGTGCAGTGCGAGATAAGGGGCTCGTACTTGGTGTTTACTACAATGAAAATGTCCAAGGAGAAGCAGCAATATTAACTGCAAGTGCTCAACAATATGATCGAAAATCTAATGGAAAACTATGGAAACAACTTAAGCTAACTCCAATACCAAAATTGGGAGAATATAGAGTATTCTATGATTTAGACCCTTTTTACGGTTACGTTGCTGTTGCTGGTTTAGGAACGGAATGTTTAGCATTTAATACATTAGAAAAATTAGATGAAAGCAAAGAAGCTATACGAATAGCAGCTGGCGTAGGAGCCAATGCCCTTTTAAAGTTTCAACCATCAGCTATTCATCTTGAATCTTTCGGGAACGCAGAAGCGGCAGCTGAAGGCGCTAGTCTTGCAATTTGGCAATTTCAGgaatataaaaccaaaaagaCTAATCAAATTTTACCTCAATGCAAAATTGAATTGTATGATGATTGCGATATTTACGGCTGGAACGTTGGAAAATTAAAGGCTGAATCACAAAATTTAGCCCGTTACTTACAAGAAATGCCACCAAATATTTTAACACCGACATCTTTTGCAAAATTAGCAGTAGATCTTTTATGTGAAATAGAT
This genomic window contains:
- the LOC123705064 gene encoding uncharacterized protein LOC123705064; amino-acid sequence: MGNQHSTSHAGLKPKKNVHWKSAGRPAVPGKPDVIPIPSAEEPNAITLRWPPSVHDGGAPLRGYQVECNRLGSTEWVRTSPPIVLRPELVLSGLEPPHRYQFRVAALNAVGRSDYSELSDVLTVSSDRIQNEPPLFLQHLDDVIALENDKTEFRVSFSGIPIPTIAWFKDDYEIFSSRRTAISTTESTSVLIFHQTLPSDEGEIKCTATNRLGHAITKSHLTLEAAPKLRYPRQYEDGLLYEVNETVYLKTTIVGKPIPSIEWRHDGQPIVPDSRVEITNTPKFSMLKIHSAKRTDRGEYQVHAKNNIGEDTAAFLVTITAPPDPPQRVTVTRQVDKSVTLDWEPPEDDGGCRIGNYIVEYYRTGWNVWLKATTSRKTNVTLFDLIEGSEYRFRVKAESPYGMSVPSTESAPIRIPGKPVDMEFLAVESKIINEVLTRENGEEPPVSPTPRRKRAYARSTSPLSTSTPKTEGNTQAGASPVPRRRPRDASESNEFMLVLYPNTDKSAEKAEKRKSFQLDLEDALSPPPISLSAPELSSRCVMPFKSLRNAVSSTELLHEQAMARFYKAVAMKEEQNKQKDSKIKDINTTTPDLNNSYAYEPPTKPSKEVNLKKPEIFIKTDSIENRHYKYSSEERQNSEEIDGKWQQMSFDEDYTASTVSTGEEYSDEDAESLIEDVDRQSQYSNDEVTYNPRDKIAHQLPNEQTEDTSEIVEENIEKEYVKPLPIPDPNFVPKPILKRREADNVNQLEKTMTKVENKVLKNNKKEEKMTLLKKITKMPVQKPFGFPKILNKKEPVKNKDKEKKDEAIPKEQPKKTEKVDDKLDDGGRTVIDYYGNIVKEYGSHKRLQTPIYLNTEDLKLEAEKQQKGHDNEENDAIKSKSVNENRLENKTIRDKIKKKRIAQKPTQNVKTLPDKSVKNVLLHSTKTKQQNFVSLQNYEDNENLKNIENAKVVLKKTERATIVIPIDYQKLEQKAKKNVRSAIDYTVDICLLLLAFWLYFFKDERLAIPFLILIIYRQLQETIFLNIPRLISRYCPNWLKKKTS